In Lolium rigidum isolate FL_2022 chromosome 3, APGP_CSIRO_Lrig_0.1, whole genome shotgun sequence, the genomic window GACATACAAGAAAAAGGACTGATGCGAAGCTGATTCAGTTACACATCTGACGCCTGCTTTGGGGTGTCACCATTCTGTGTGGAGACAGGTGGGCCTGTAGCTCAGAAGAGATACACAGGAGAATCACAAAAAAATGAATGTTGGAAAACCAATCAAGGATAGGATGAGAAACAAAGTTTAACATGACCACGCAAGATGTTAGCTGGGAGGAGAACTGCTGCACAAAATTCAAGGTTTACTAACCTGACTACATCAAGTGTTACTTGTGAGAACACTGAGAACTGCTATACAAATTGAAGGTTTACTTACAGCCAATGTTGGATGGACTGTTATGGAAGCGGCTTCTTGTTTCGCTGCCTCTTTTCTATCCGCTTCCACAAATGGATCATTCCGATTACCACTGTTCCGCAGATCATTAAGATATTGAATCCTTATTGCATCAGCATATTGATGAAGATTTTCCACCTGGACCAAAGAAAATGTTAGAGAAGCTCCATTTCTCTACGAAAGCATCAAACTATAGTTGCCAAACAATGGTATTATGTACAGGGTATTACCTTAGAAGCAACAAAGATAAAATAGTCATGCATGTTCGACATAACTTTTGGCAGAGATTCCAAAGAAGCTGGATATGTTTTAGTATTCTTCATCTGAACAAGCTGCTCTAGCTCTCCAATCAATTTGCAACATTCTTCAAGTTGCTTCTCAAATCTGTCAACAATGCGCTGCATAAAGATAGAGGGCCGCCTTACAGAGCCATGAGTACGAGCGGCTGAAGATCCAGCATGGTTTGCAAAACTGGTATTTGCAGCACCTCTGCTGACGAACCATGGTCTCAAGTTCACATATGAACCTATAGCAAATTCTGCAATGGACATACTTTCTTTGACAGAATCCATTAATCTCTGAATGGAAGCCTTCTCCCTGTTCATGATGGTGGAGATTGACCCAATCTCCTGTTACAGGAAGAAAAAATTGCTCCTGTCAAAAACAATTATTCAAGTTAAATGTGTTTTTTTCCTAGTTGGCTTCATGCATTATGCGAATTTTTTTTGCCTTGTAGTCCTGAGAGCCTTCTTCATTTGAAGTTAAAGTCCCAGAAAAAAATCAGTCAATTCAATAGCCGAGACTGAAGAGATAGTTCTGCAAGTAAGAGATGTATCTATGTTTCTGCATTGTGCAGATGTCTTTCTGGTGTATCTTCCATGCATACAACATGTAAACGTCACAACACTATTTGACACTAATACATCCCAACACCTGGTTGATCTCACTACTTACCGACATCCAAATCttgtggaggaacattgcaatggTAGCATTTCAAACCTTTGAATGAAGTATGAACAACTCTACAAATAGATTTCACAGAGTACAACTCAATTATCACCGAGAAACATCTAACTTGTACTATCTAGTCGCATGATTGTGCGGCAGTTCAGTAATTACAAAAGAGCACTTAATGTTGGCTGGTACTGTGTAATCTTGAAGGATTACGCTACCATAGTGATAAGCAAACGCACAATGGAAACAAACTTGACAGTACTAGATATAATCTGGTAGTACTGCACTTATCTGTGAAGGCTGAAACGTTCCCAACCATGGATTGCAAATAAATCACACGCAGTAACAAAGAATCAGAAGAAGCAAACCTGTGTAATGTGACGAGCATCCAGTTCAAAACTGCTATTGGAGACTGACGGGTCGCAGAGGCGGCTGCATTGCTCCAACTGCTCGCACGCTTGCCTCTCCTCCCTTATCCTGTCCCTGCAAATCACAGATGAACCAGGTGAGCAATGTGGCAAAATACAGATAAGTCATCCCCCAAACATGCAGACTTCGCACCCCACAAGCTGTTCGAAACTTCAGAACGTCACAGCGGGCGGAATCTAACAAACCACAACAGCAGATTTCGACAGGGAAGACGGGCATCTAGAACGCAATGTGACCAACAGAACCACGGTTCAGTTCAGATCATAATAACACAATGCGCCTGAATTTCGCCTTAAGAAATCAATCAATTGCCCCCAAATCGGAACAGAACATGGTGAACGAATGCCCAATCCCTCGATCGACGAGCAAGAGTTATTCGGGCGTAAATCGTACTCGATCTGTAGCAGGAGGTGCTGGGAGAAGGGATGGAGGTCCTCCCACTTCGTCTTGTACCCCGCGGGCTCCCCTTCCACCGTGTACAGcctcagctgctgctgctgctgcgcttCCGCCCACGCCTGCTGCGGCCCCGACGTACGTCCCTGCCCCAATCCCGTCGATGCGGcctgctgcggctgcggctgcgccAACGCCCATGGCTGCTGCAGCCCGTCCTGACGTCTCTGCTCCCATCCCGCGAgcgcctgctgctgctgcgccgccacccacGCCTGCTGCAGCCCGGCTTGGCGTGCCTGCTCCAATTTCCCCAGCGCCGCCGCAACCTGCTGCGGCGTGGGAGGAGCCGGGACCTGCGCGCGgaaaggcgacggcgacggcgatacGGGGGGTAGGGACATCGCAGGCCACTCGTAGGTCCCCGTGTGAGGCGCGGAGGGCGGCGCCTGCGACGGTGACGAGACCCATGGCGGAgggcgcgcgggggtgtgcgtcgccgccgcctcctgctcctgctcctcggcGATCGGCGAGAGCGCCGGCTCCACCCGGAACCTTCCAACCTGGCGCGGCGGCATCTGCGGCGGGCGGTGGTCGGGGTCGGGGGAGAAGCTGAGGCGCCTGGCGACGTCGTCTAGGTCGATGTTGAGGCCCAGCCTCGACatgggtggcggtggcggtggcggtggcggtggcggttttGTTCCCGGATTAGAGACGCTGGTATTTATGTGAAAATACGAGCATAAATCTGGGTGCGCGTGTACATGTTTTCTTCATTATTGAAAAAAATAATTTGAAGAATTGGTTTTGTATTGTTCAGAGAAATACGAATTTCCATTTTCACATTTATGTGTAGGTTACACATGTTCGTTTTTTAATGCAAAAATCTGCACAAACATAATGTATACATGCGTGCATTTTCTTCAATTTTTTCTGAAGCTTTGAAAtagtatttttaaaaaatatatttcctAATGGGGTGCATTTGCACCGGGTTGACATCGTCCGTTCCCGTATTCGTGGCTCACTGACGCAGCAATTCGAGGGCACCTACGCGTTCGGAACGAGCTACATGCTGAAATTGAcctgttgtttggtaggtcgggctgcatGGTTTGGGTTAAAAAGGCATTTTTGTTTGTTTGCATGCAATCAACCCCAAATATGTATGGAGATGAGGTTACACTTGTTTGGTATCATCCAGTCATGTCTAAGGTCACCTCTTCTCTACAACGGGTAGTCTTATCATGCTATGACCTCCCATCACCTCTTCTCTACAAACGGGTAGCCTTATCATGTTATGACCTCCCATCACACATAAATCTCAGTTCATGACAGTTGTGGACTAACGAAGCTAGCAGTTCACGAAATCAACCCTAGTTAGTACAAATGGTGGTTCATAACGatgctccctagctactacgaatgtcAGTTTATCATCACGGGGTAGTTCAACATACGGGGATCAAATTGGGGTTTGATAAACAGGGGATCAAatgggggttcttcttcttcacttcttcacttgTTCTTCTCCTTCTCAAATGGTGGTCTAgcctctggcttcccacattgcgtCTGCTCACTCTTGCCTCTTATCCTTCCAGCTTCATTGTCGCCTGCCtccacgccatggccggtctcaactttgtcaaaagtgacaacctcttGAAAGAAGTTATCCTCGTCCCAACCTaagatccagttgtgaagaatgcagcaagcaaTGACCAACTTTACTTGAGTGTCAAAagtgtggaacggtttctggttaaagaccttgaacctgttcttcaatgcaacaaaggccctctcaatggtgGCTCTAAGGCTTCagtgtctcagattgaacaactctttcgCATTCTGAAGTCGGTTCTTGGGAGTGAACTTGTTGAGGTGGTACCTTcttttcctgaagggaggtagaataccaggtcgacatgcatatccagcatctccaaggtagaacttaccctcagggatttgcaacccatcaggcaTGGTCAAGCTGTCGAAcaggatgctcgcatcatgagctgaaTCCTCCCATCCAGCAAGCATGtatgtgaacctcatatcgaaatccacagctgctagcacgttctggctgGTGCAGTGCTTCCTCCCGTGGAATGCTGCATgcattgatctcggtacctttgcagtcacatgagtatcatcaataacccCAATGCAATCCTgccaaaaaattagcacatagtcTTGTTTCTGACAGTACCACAAATCTCATAAGCAGAACggacatgattttgtactcagcATAAAATAAGGGAACCACCTGCAGCTAttcttgatcttgggtggtgtgttcgatgatgctggcttgatcatgtcacctctgagctccccaattgcgtacaacatctactggaagtaccgagagatagtctccgtggatcgcgtgaatgtgctatggatgactctgaacctctggttatgacccacaacatgaagaaacattgcgacttgttcttcgattgaggtgtggatgctatcaaccTGCAATCCTCTAGACCTGAACGTTTTCGCAAGTGCATAGAAATGGATCTTCTCATCTGAAGCATCTGGATAGCGTCTACATTGCAGTTGTAGATGTAGTTTAGGTTGAcaatcctctcctgatctcgttgTAACATAAGGCCGTAACTGACACGAGGAAAAACAtcatgcctaactgctctcttgtgcatCATCAGGATCCAGACGTGTATGCAAATGATGAGTGCTGCGGCGTGATGCACGAGCTGAAGTTGGTCgatctactcaaacaagatctatataTTACGAACGTTCTTATCGAACCCAACTAGTTGTAccaacatgaatctaacactaTAATACAGCAGAGGAGTTtgcctgtggtgacccagcgtaccactgcatggtgtagtacacaagtcgttgacataacacaagtgaaacaccgttccactcatattacatccctcagagtggtacaacagaaacatatgcgagtccaaggtatgtctatagaaggatacacaagctgattacagaagatcaacacagcctcctactttacagtgaggtaaaacttcaaataaagctccagaagaacgactcgtagtctaagctATTGCTAACTCTAGCTTAATagctactaggcttgctatagaaatctagctacttaggtgctaggattagggaaaggctcccttctattactagtctaagtttccactataGTTgctgcagtgatacgtctccaacttatcgataatttcttatgttccatgctactttattgatgatacctacatgttttatgcacattatatgtcgtatttacgcattttctggaaataacctattaacaagatgccgaagagccgattctttgttttactgctgtttttggtttcgaaatcctagtaaggaaatattctcggaattggacgaaatcaacgcccgaggtcctatttttgcacgaagcttccggaagaccgaaggagagtcggaagtggggccacgaggtggccggacgacagggcggcgcggcccgagccctcggccgcgcggcctgtcacctgggcccctcgtgccgcctcttgacccgcccttccgcctacttaaagcctccgtcgcgaaaaccccgatgcgagagccacgatacggaaaaccttccgagagacgccgccgcgcgactcccatctcgggggattcaggagatcgcctccggcaccctgcctgagaggggattcatctcccggaggactctacaccgccatggtcgcctccggagtgatgagtgagtagttcacccctggactatgggtccatagcagtagctagatggtcgtcttctcctaattgtgcttcattgttggatcttgtgagctgcctaacatgatcaagatcatctatctgtaatactatatgttgtgtttgtcgggatccgatggatagagaatactatgttatggtgattatcaatctattgtttatgtgttgtttatgatcttgcatgctctccgttattagtagaggctgcggccaagtttttactcttaactccaagagggagtatttatgctcgatagtgggttcatgccttcattgacactgggacgatgacgagaaagttctaaggttgtgatgtcttgttgccactagggataaaacattgattctatgtctaaggatgtagttgtcgattacattacgcaccatacttaatgcaattgtccgttgctttgcaacttaatactgaatggggttcggatgataactttgaaggtggactttttaggcatagatgcggttggatggcggtctatgtactttgtcgtaatgcccagattaaatctcactatatttatcatatcatgtatatgcattgttatgcccttctctatttgtcaattgcccgattgtaatttgttcacccaacatgcttttatcttatgggagagacacctctagtgagctgtggaccccggtcctattctttacatcgcatacaatctcttgcaatacttgttttactattttcttgcaaacaatcatcttccacacaatacggttaatcctttgttacggcaagccggtgagattgacaacctcaactttgtttcgttggggcaaagtactttggttttgttgtgcgggttccacgttggcgccggaatccctgttgttgcgccgcatcacatttcgccaccatcaaccttcaacgtgcttcttggctcctcctggttcgattaaaccttggtttctttacgagggaaaacttgctgcttgtgcgcatcataccttcctcttggggttcccaacggacgtgtacatctacgcgcatcaagcactttttacgcgccgttgctcggggagatcaagacacggctgcaagggagtctccacttctcaatctctttactttgtttttgtcttgctttattttatttactactttgtttgctgcacctaaacaaaacacaaaaaaattagttgctagttttactttatttactgtcttgctctctatcaaaaacacacaaaaaattagttacttgtctttactttatttacctagtttacttttactactgctatcatgagtaatcctgaagttgaagttcgttcttttaagcaacaaggtggagaaagttttaaagatgcttggtacagaattagtaatgctcatcataggtgcattaagaaacactccaccactatccttcttaggaacttttatgttggtttatctagttggaataggtatgttcttgatactctttcgggaggtaatttcctaagtactcccgctttagaagctagttgcatcattgagagtctagttggaataccacctgttaatgaagttaaaattgaaatctctcttgaggatgttatgaaaaaattggaaaccatggagaaaatttttccaagtattgaaactaaaatggaaatgttattggattaaactgatgaacttgataaatccataggaggaattgatgaaagaattagtgtcctaggaacttgtgttgtccatgataatcaaaccaataggattgatgaacttgaaaaagctatgggaaccttgggttcaaccttttcttctctcaagtataatgagaaagcttatgtgggtaaagagcaaaaattcatgtatgcctttaaagtgcctaaacaaaagaattactataggcctaaaattgctaaaactcctagcaccaccatagaaaatttagataatggagcacctaaagtaccctctgcaacaagttgtgtttgcatgaagaatagtaatgttgatgcttcatctcttgatgttacttgatttgaactttctgcgcctagctgaaaggcgttaaagaaaagcgcttatgggagacaacccatgtttttactacagtactttgttttatatttaagtcttggaagttgtttactactgtagcaacctctccttatcatgtttttgtgccaagtaaagtttctatgttatagttgatgttatatttgggatcgctgcgcagaaacagcattgctgtctgtcacgaatctgggcacaagtctctgtagaaaattcgaaaaaaactgccaatttacgagcgtaatcctcagatatgtacgcaactttcattagttttgagtttttccatttgagcaagtctggtgccattttaaaattcgtatttacgaactgttctgtttttgacagattctgccttttatttcacattgcctcttttgctatgttggatgaatttctttgatccattaatgtccagtagctttatgcaatgtccagaagtgtaaagaatgattgtgtcacctccgaatgtgtgaattattaattgtgcactaaccctctaatgagtttgcttgaagtttggtgtgaaggaagttttcaagggtcaagagaggagtatgatatactatgatcaagaggagtgaaagctctaagcttggggatgcccccgtggttcatccctgcatattttaagaagactcaagcgtctaagcttggggatgcccaaggcatccccttcttcatcgacaacatcatcgggttcctccctgaaactatatttttattcggtcacatcttgtgttctttacttggagcgtcggtttgtttttgtttttgtttttgtttgaataaaatggatcctagcattcactttgtgggagagagacacgctccgctgttgcatatggacaaatatgtccttaggctttactcataatgttcatggcgaagtttcttcttcgttaaattgttatatggttggaattggaaaatgctacatgtagtaattctaaaatgtcttggataatgtgatacttggcaattgttgtgctcatgtttaagctcttgcatcatatactttgcacccattaatgaagaaatacatagagcttgctaaaatttgatttgcatatttggtctctctaaggtctagataatatctagtattgagttttgaacaacaaggaagacggtgtagagtcttataatgtttacaatatgtcttttatgtgagttttgctgcaccggttcatccttgagtttgcttcaaataaccttgctagcctaaaccttgtatcgagagggaatacttctcatgcatccaaaatccttgagccaaccactatgccatttgtgttcaccatacctacctactacatggtatttctccgccattccaaagtaaattgcttgagtgctacctttaaaattccatcatttacctttgcaatatatagctcatgggacaaaatagccttaaaaactatcgtagtatt contains:
- the LOC124697529 gene encoding nuclear pore complex protein NUP58-like gives rise to the protein MSRLGLNIDLDDVARRLSFSPDPDHRPPQMPPRQVGRFRVEPALSPIAEEQEQEAAATHTPARPPPWVSSPSQAPPSAPHTGTYEWPAMSLPPVSPSPSPFRAQVPAPPTPQQVAAALGKLEQARQAGLQQAWVAAQQQQALAGWEQRRQDGLQQPWALAQPQPQQAASTGLGQGRTSGPQQAWAEAQQQQQLRLYTVEGEPAGYKTKWEDLHPFSQHLLLQIEDRIREERQACEQLEQCSRLCDPSVSNSSFELDARHITQEIGSISTIMNREKASIQRLMDSVKESMSIAEFAIGSYVNLRPWFVSRGAANTSFANHAGSSAARTHGSVRRPSIFMQRIVDRFEKQLEECCKLIGELEQLVQMKNTKTYPASLESLPKVMSNMHDYFIFVASKVENLHQYADAIRIQYLNDLRNSGNRNDPFVEADRKEAAKQEAASITVHPTLAAHLSPHRMVTPQSRRQMCN